One region of Vicinamibacterales bacterium genomic DNA includes:
- a CDS encoding SagB/ThcOx family dehydrogenase → MAVARRRAALRYRRSPFVVGYWRGSKLLAFNYATGANTALAPSLWHVLHVCEDWRTADQVKAALDISSVRAADFVRALASYGLLQRSDAPEHPSDRSMSAIAEWNPAAGFFHAATRHVRFLGPAAAARLIRQRARARPMPAPVKRLRRAPIVRLPGPAEHGEFAAVLTSRRTWRRFGAAPVTLGDLSTALGLTAGVRHWLATPFGRVPMKTSPSGGARHPIELYVCARDVKGLPRGLYHYAADVHALERIHGEDMTDRLRVWMPHSGYFAKAAFVVALTAVLDRQVWRYPYARAYRAALAEAGHVCQTFCLTATWLGLAPFCLMGLDDAEIEKDLGIDGVRETVLYVAGAGTRPRGTLWAPKPRGTIRAVPNPAFVPR, encoded by the coding sequence TTGGCCGTAGCACGCCGGCGCGCCGCGCTCCGCTATCGGCGATCGCCGTTCGTGGTGGGCTACTGGCGCGGCTCGAAGCTGCTCGCGTTCAACTATGCCACCGGCGCGAATACGGCACTCGCGCCGTCTCTCTGGCACGTCCTGCATGTGTGTGAAGACTGGCGCACGGCAGATCAGGTCAAGGCGGCGCTCGACATCAGCAGCGTTCGCGCCGCCGATTTCGTCCGCGCGCTGGCGTCGTACGGACTGCTCCAGCGCTCCGATGCGCCTGAGCATCCCTCCGACCGATCCATGTCCGCGATTGCGGAGTGGAATCCGGCCGCAGGGTTCTTCCACGCCGCGACACGCCACGTTCGATTTCTCGGACCTGCGGCGGCGGCGCGGCTGATTCGCCAGCGAGCGCGCGCCAGGCCCATGCCGGCCCCGGTCAAGCGGCTGCGCCGGGCGCCGATCGTCCGCCTGCCGGGCCCCGCCGAGCACGGTGAGTTCGCGGCGGTGTTGACCAGCCGGCGGACGTGGCGCCGCTTTGGCGCGGCGCCGGTGACGCTCGGGGATCTGTCAACCGCGCTCGGCCTGACGGCGGGAGTCCGCCACTGGCTGGCGACGCCGTTCGGCCGCGTGCCCATGAAGACGTCGCCATCCGGCGGCGCGCGCCACCCAATCGAGCTGTATGTCTGCGCGCGAGACGTCAAGGGTCTGCCGCGGGGCCTGTATCACTACGCGGCCGACGTGCACGCGCTCGAACGCATCCACGGCGAGGACATGACCGACCGGCTCCGCGTCTGGATGCCACACAGCGGCTACTTCGCCAAGGCGGCCTTCGTCGTGGCTTTGACGGCCGTGCTCGATCGCCAGGTCTGGCGATACCCGTACGCGCGGGCCTACCGCGCCGCGCTGGCCGAGGCCGGCCACGTCTGCCAGACATTCTGCCTGACCGCTACCTGGCTTGGACTCGCGCCGTTCTGCCTGATGGGTCTTGACGATGCCGAGATCGAGAAGGACCTCGGCATCGACGGCGTACGAGAAACAGTTTTGTATGTCGCCGGAGCCGGTACCAGGCCCCGCGGCACGTTGTGGGCCCCCAAACCCCGAGGGACGATTCGGGCCGTCCCGAACCCGGCCTTCGTCCCCCGCTGA
- a CDS encoding DUF349 domain-containing protein, with protein sequence MSFLDRFKIQPKYKSADPEVRLAAVHDFSDSAATEEERAAIAAMAREDADPRVRRAAAARIQDVEVLAAIADAEADEAIRTETLERLAGVAASSGDAPIAGRALAALREPKQIGNVAKASPIDSVRVDAVNRLTDVRTLSSVARQAADGRVALLAVERVQEPAELLNIAAKTEHKDAGIAALERSGLQDRAALDQLADRAASKSVGKRARAMVQAIDEAEAARKIASEQHVQRVAFAIASAEGVRGAAAAPDAAERLAAVENSWRELLAGSTHDTAAADQSRFETAANSAREDIAREAGARAERDAREAELAAARGGKSAICERIESFYGDDALDRVEQARSEWEGLAADPDEAVHASFGRRFQEACDRARVRHENRQDMARTNTRLGELAAEAEQLAAEPDSPPYAWDSVGREWKSLRDKSEELDPAVDQRFAAADAIIRERAEAKKAAVEKALRQQVARVDQLIERVHKRAEAEDLTLKEAEKAAKDLRAAIETPLNVPHHERDYLVERLKAALGVLAPKLHELREMDEWKRFANAAVQEELIAQTEGLSKKFDFAKPDEMEKAARELHEIQERWKTAAEAPRTQAQTLWHRYRLAADPIQAHAREFFAARAQERDESLQKKLALIERAEAIADSTDWIKTADEMKKLQAEWQALGPVPRADTRLVWKRFRDACDRFFSRRNEDLAQRKEVWSANQAKKEALCARAEELAQSREWDKAAAELRRLQADWKTAGPVRRSKSEALWQRFRTAADTFFERYKRRDEIELESRQSDREALIGELEGLFPSEDSPAPADLLEKVRSLRTRWNQSMTAVRSGADPLSARFVSAIERLLTAFPEPFKGTELDIEASRQRMEKLVGRVENLVSGAESPQDSPQDLAARLREALASNTIGGRAGEESKWRGLADEVRQAQASFARLVPVPGDTGRQLADRFHKACNRFFDQYRRKVPQSSTAPQRGPRPVGAR encoded by the coding sequence ATGTCTTTCCTCGACCGCTTCAAGATTCAACCCAAGTACAAGTCGGCTGACCCGGAAGTGCGGCTCGCCGCCGTGCACGACTTCAGCGACAGCGCCGCGACCGAGGAAGAGCGCGCGGCAATCGCCGCGATGGCGCGCGAGGACGCCGATCCGCGCGTCAGGCGCGCGGCGGCCGCCCGGATCCAGGACGTCGAGGTGCTGGCCGCCATCGCCGACGCCGAGGCCGACGAGGCGATCCGCACCGAGACGCTGGAGCGCCTGGCCGGCGTCGCCGCGTCTTCGGGCGACGCGCCGATTGCCGGGCGCGCGCTGGCCGCGCTGCGCGAGCCGAAGCAGATCGGCAACGTCGCCAAGGCATCGCCGATCGACAGCGTGCGGGTCGACGCGGTGAACCGCCTGACCGACGTGCGGACGCTCAGCTCCGTGGCGCGCCAGGCGGCCGACGGCCGCGTCGCGCTGCTCGCGGTCGAGCGGGTGCAGGAGCCGGCGGAACTGCTCAACATCGCGGCCAAGACCGAGCACAAGGACGCCGGCATCGCCGCGCTCGAGCGGTCCGGCTTGCAGGACCGCGCCGCGCTGGACCAGCTCGCCGACCGCGCCGCCAGCAAGTCGGTCGGCAAGCGCGCCCGCGCGATGGTGCAGGCCATCGACGAAGCGGAAGCCGCCAGAAAGATCGCCTCCGAACAGCACGTGCAGCGCGTCGCCTTCGCGATCGCCAGCGCAGAAGGGGTGCGCGGCGCGGCCGCCGCTCCCGATGCGGCCGAGCGGCTGGCCGCCGTCGAGAACAGCTGGCGCGAGCTCCTCGCCGGGTCGACGCACGACACCGCAGCCGCCGATCAGAGCCGCTTCGAGACGGCGGCCAATTCGGCGCGCGAGGACATCGCGCGGGAAGCCGGCGCCCGCGCCGAGCGCGACGCCCGCGAAGCCGAGCTCGCCGCCGCGCGCGGCGGCAAGTCCGCGATCTGCGAGCGGATCGAATCGTTCTACGGCGACGACGCCCTCGATCGGGTCGAGCAGGCCCGATCGGAATGGGAAGGACTCGCCGCCGATCCCGACGAGGCGGTGCACGCGAGCTTCGGCCGGCGCTTCCAGGAGGCCTGCGATCGGGCCCGCGTCCGCCACGAGAACCGCCAGGACATGGCGCGGACCAACACCCGCCTCGGCGAACTCGCCGCCGAGGCCGAACAGCTCGCCGCGGAGCCCGACAGCCCGCCCTACGCCTGGGACTCGGTCGGGCGCGAGTGGAAATCGCTCCGCGACAAGTCCGAAGAGCTCGACCCGGCGGTCGATCAGCGTTTCGCCGCGGCGGACGCGATCATCCGCGAACGTGCGGAAGCCAAGAAGGCGGCGGTCGAAAAAGCGCTGCGGCAGCAGGTCGCGCGCGTCGATCAGCTGATCGAGCGCGTCCACAAGCGCGCCGAAGCCGAAGACCTCACGCTGAAGGAAGCCGAGAAGGCGGCCAAGGATCTGCGCGCCGCGATCGAGACGCCCCTCAACGTGCCGCACCACGAGCGCGACTACCTGGTCGAGCGCCTGAAGGCGGCGCTCGGCGTGCTGGCGCCCAAGCTGCACGAGCTGCGCGAGATGGACGAATGGAAGCGGTTCGCCAATGCCGCCGTCCAGGAAGAGCTGATCGCGCAGACCGAAGGGCTGTCGAAGAAGTTCGACTTCGCCAAGCCGGACGAGATGGAAAAGGCGGCCCGCGAGCTGCACGAGATCCAGGAACGCTGGAAGACGGCGGCCGAAGCGCCGCGCACCCAGGCACAGACGCTCTGGCACCGCTACCGGCTGGCCGCCGATCCGATCCAGGCCCACGCACGCGAGTTTTTCGCGGCCCGCGCCCAGGAGCGCGACGAGAGCCTGCAGAAGAAGCTCGCGCTCATCGAGCGCGCCGAGGCGATTGCCGATTCGACCGACTGGATCAAGACCGCCGACGAAATGAAGAAGCTGCAGGCCGAGTGGCAGGCCCTCGGTCCGGTGCCGCGCGCCGACACGCGGCTGGTGTGGAAGCGCTTCCGCGACGCCTGCGATCGTTTCTTCTCCCGGCGCAACGAGGACCTGGCGCAGCGCAAGGAAGTGTGGTCGGCGAACCAGGCGAAGAAGGAAGCGCTCTGCGCCCGCGCCGAAGAGCTCGCGCAGTCGCGGGAATGGGACAAGGCGGCCGCCGAACTGCGACGGCTCCAGGCAGACTGGAAAACCGCCGGCCCCGTCCGGCGCAGCAAGTCCGAGGCGCTGTGGCAGCGCTTCCGCACCGCCGCCGATACGTTCTTCGAGCGCTACAAGCGGCGCGACGAGATCGAGTTGGAATCACGACAGTCCGATCGCGAGGCGCTGATCGGCGAACTCGAGGGCCTCTTCCCCTCCGAAGACAGCCCGGCGCCGGCCGACCTCCTCGAGAAAGTCCGGTCGCTCCGCACCCGCTGGAATCAGTCGATGACGGCGGTGCGCTCTGGCGCCGATCCGCTCAGCGCGCGCTTCGTCTCGGCCATCGAGCGGCTGCTGACGGCCTTCCCGGAGCCCTTCAAGGGCACCGAACTCGACATCGAGGCCAGCCGCCAGCGTATGGAGAAGCTGGTTGGACGGGTCGAGAACCTCGTGTCCGGCGCCGAGTCGCCCCAGGATTCGCCGCAGGATCTCGCGGCGCGACTGCGCGAAGCCCTCGCGTCGAACACGATCGGCGGCCGCGCCGGCGAAGAGTCGAAGTGGCGGGGCCTGGCCGACGAGGTCCGGCAGGCACAGGCGTCGTTCGCGCGTCTGGTGCCGGTCCCGGGCGACACCGGCCGCCAGCTCGCCGACCGGTTCCACAAGGCGTGCAACCGTTTCTTCGATCAGTACCGGCGCAAGGTGCCGCAGAGCTCCACCGCGCCGCAGCGTGGACCGCGTCCGGTCGGCGCCCGCTAG
- a CDS encoding peptidylprolyl isomerase, translated as MCICFLLLGLLLQAPAPGAPVPPAPGNPIVDIETSMGTITVELFKDQAPVSVANFLQYLHEGFYPGTVFHRVVPGYVIQGGGFTSALAEKGTRPPIQNEATNGLANRRGTLAMARTRTLRSATSQFYINLADNPSLDHQGFSPDVFGYAVFGRVIAGMDVVDRIGQVKTGVRDGMEDVPVEPVTIKNVTEKVAAGKERPAERQE; from the coding sequence ATGTGCATCTGCTTCCTCTTGCTCGGCTTACTTCTACAGGCCCCCGCTCCTGGAGCGCCGGTACCGCCCGCCCCTGGTAACCCGATCGTCGACATCGAGACGTCGATGGGGACGATCACCGTCGAGCTATTCAAAGATCAGGCCCCCGTCTCCGTCGCCAATTTCCTCCAGTACCTCCACGAGGGCTTCTACCCGGGCACGGTCTTCCACCGGGTCGTGCCGGGCTACGTAATCCAGGGGGGCGGCTTCACGAGCGCGCTGGCCGAGAAGGGCACCCGCCCCCCCATCCAGAACGAGGCCACCAACGGTCTGGCCAATCGCCGCGGCACGCTCGCCATGGCGCGGACCCGGACCCTGCGCAGCGCCACGTCGCAGTTCTACATAAACCTGGCCGACAACCCGTCGCTCGACCACCAGGGCTTCTCCCCGGACGTGTTCGGGTATGCGGTCTTCGGGCGGGTCATCGCCGGCATGGACGTCGTCGATCGCATCGGACAGGTCAAGACGGGTGTCCGCGACGGCATGGAGGACGTGCCTGTAGAACCCGTGACCATCAAGAACGTGACGGAGAAGGTGGCGGCCGGAAAGGAGCGGCCGGCGGAGCGCCAGGAATGA
- a CDS encoding MFS transporter has product MSRPLVIIYLTVLVNLVGFGIIIPLLPFYAQTFGASPLTIGLLFASFSVSQLVAAPVLGHWSDAWGRRPVLILSLLGTVVSFVMLAVAHSLAMLFAARIVDGLSGGNITTARAYIGDIATDENRARYFGFLGAAFGLGFVIGPGLSGLFAHLSYTAPIWAAAAITVFATLLAWLWLPETVHRVHAVVGSPWRALRELGTRANLRVLFAVDLLYWASFAVYQSTFALFGARRFGFDAAHTGYILAIFGLLGVVVQGGMVGPIVRRLGEKRTLITGLVITAASWAAAALAHSVPTFLATLVPAALGLGFCTPSLVSLVSGAAGRHEQGRVQGAAGALESLGRAIGPIWGNGALQAFGEGTAYGSAALVLLATAALATKYSKPERV; this is encoded by the coding sequence ATGAGCCGGCCGCTCGTCATCATCTACCTGACGGTCCTCGTCAACCTCGTCGGCTTCGGGATCATCATCCCGCTCCTGCCGTTCTATGCGCAGACATTCGGGGCCTCGCCGCTCACGATCGGGCTGTTGTTCGCCTCGTTCTCGGTGTCGCAGCTCGTCGCCGCGCCGGTGCTGGGCCACTGGTCCGATGCGTGGGGCCGCCGGCCGGTCCTCATCCTGAGCCTGCTCGGCACGGTGGTCAGCTTCGTCATGCTGGCGGTCGCGCACAGTCTGGCCATGCTCTTCGCGGCCCGGATCGTCGACGGGCTGTCGGGCGGCAACATCACGACTGCGCGTGCCTATATCGGCGACATCGCGACCGACGAGAACCGGGCCCGATACTTCGGCTTCCTGGGCGCCGCCTTCGGACTCGGATTCGTCATCGGTCCGGGCCTGAGCGGCCTCTTTGCGCATCTGAGCTACACGGCGCCGATCTGGGCGGCGGCCGCCATCACCGTCTTCGCCACTCTTCTGGCCTGGCTGTGGCTGCCCGAGACCGTCCACCGCGTCCACGCCGTGGTGGGCTCGCCGTGGCGCGCGCTGCGCGAACTGGGCACGCGCGCCAACCTGCGGGTGCTGTTCGCCGTCGATCTGCTCTACTGGGCGTCGTTCGCCGTTTATCAGTCCACGTTCGCGCTGTTCGGGGCCCGCCGGTTCGGCTTCGACGCGGCCCACACCGGGTATATTCTCGCCATCTTCGGCCTGCTCGGGGTCGTCGTCCAGGGCGGCATGGTCGGGCCGATCGTGAGGCGGCTGGGCGAAAAGCGGACGCTCATCACGGGTCTGGTGATTACGGCCGCGAGCTGGGCCGCCGCCGCGCTCGCGCATTCGGTGCCGACGTTCCTGGCGACGCTGGTGCCGGCGGCGCTCGGGCTGGGCTTCTGCACGCCGTCACTCGTGTCGTTGGTGAGCGGCGCCGCCGGCCGGCACGAACAGGGGCGCGTGCAGGGGGCCGCGGGCGCCCTCGAGAGCCTCGGTCGCGCCATCGGACCGATCTGGGGAAACGGCGCGCTGCAGGCGTTCGGCGAGGGGACCGCCTACGGCTCCGCGGCCCTGGTCCTGCTCGCCACCGCCGCGCTCGCCACCAAGTACTCGAAGCCGGAGCGAGTGTGA
- a CDS encoding TIM barrel protein has protein sequence MDRRSFLIASAAAAISGSRLSAWEGAANVELGSIDGSVGGNQFTPITFLDYLSSIGLTWGMLSVPAATLGDEAALRAIRAHADQLGIHLQLAFGSVCPSSKSFNPQNGTLEEQVARGLKASQIFGATCMRCVLGGDPERPQISMHVENMINAVRAMRPRILDAGVKLAVENHGGDLQAREMKAMIEAVGPDVMGVCLDSGNPVWMLEDPHLTLETLIPYALTCHVRDSAVWKTPDGIAVRWVNMGEGNVDIDGWIRKFIVAKPGMPIIFENLVSGAPRVHRIYDPVFWQNWRTMTAADFSRFLTIAERGTPKPAAPPVPGTSPGQQHRQDLEGCVRYTRALLTRL, from the coding sequence ATGGATCGACGGAGCTTTCTCATCGCATCGGCCGCTGCGGCGATTTCCGGTTCCCGGCTGTCCGCCTGGGAGGGCGCGGCGAACGTCGAGCTCGGGTCGATCGACGGCAGCGTCGGCGGCAACCAGTTCACGCCGATCACGTTTCTCGACTACCTCAGCTCGATCGGGCTGACGTGGGGCATGCTGTCGGTGCCGGCGGCCACGCTCGGCGACGAGGCGGCGCTGCGCGCGATCCGCGCCCACGCCGATCAACTCGGGATCCACCTGCAGCTCGCTTTCGGCTCGGTGTGTCCGAGTTCGAAGTCGTTCAACCCTCAGAATGGGACGCTCGAGGAACAGGTCGCGCGCGGCCTCAAGGCGTCGCAGATTTTCGGCGCGACCTGCATGCGCTGCGTGCTCGGCGGCGATCCGGAACGCCCGCAGATCTCGATGCACGTCGAAAACATGATCAACGCGGTGCGCGCGATGCGTCCGCGCATCCTCGATGCCGGGGTCAAGCTCGCCGTCGAGAATCATGGCGGCGATCTCCAGGCGCGGGAGATGAAAGCGATGATCGAGGCGGTCGGCCCCGACGTCATGGGCGTGTGCCTCGATTCCGGCAATCCGGTCTGGATGCTCGAGGATCCGCACCTGACGCTCGAAACGCTGATCCCCTACGCGCTCACCTGCCACGTCCGCGACAGCGCCGTCTGGAAAACGCCGGACGGCATCGCCGTCCGATGGGTGAACATGGGCGAGGGGAACGTCGACATCGACGGCTGGATCCGGAAGTTCATCGTGGCGAAGCCCGGGATGCCGATCATCTTCGAGAACCTGGTCTCGGGCGCTCCGCGGGTGCATCGCATCTACGATCCGGTGTTCTGGCAGAACTGGCGCACGATGACGGCGGCCGACTTCAGCCGTTTCCTGACCATTGCCGAGCGCGGCACGCCGAAACCGGCAGCGCCGCCGGTGCCGGGCACGAGCCCAGGGCAGCAGCATCGACAGGATCTGGAAGGGTGCGTCCGCTATACGCGCGCCCTGCTGACGCGTCTGTAG
- the pepF gene encoding oligoendopeptidase F gives MASDTQAGPAPTARSRHRGDIPDRFKWNVDDIFPNWEQWDAAYKQLEAGIHRYAELKGTLAQGPAQLLEAFAQSESLGQLAYKVWYYPSLQHDQDQRDNAISARRQQVQILFARWKQVESWFSPELLQVPLETVRAWMAREPALALYRFAIENLYRQQEHVLDEAGEKLMSLASRLGQAPYDAYAALSTADARFPKVTLSDGEEVTVSYGQYRAILATRRNQADREKAFTALHETYKASLNTYAALYNAVCQRDWFHARARGYGSTLEAALHGDNIPTSVVENLIETTRAGVGPLRRYHQLRRRALQVASYHVYDFSIPLVSFDKKYAYDEVLDWIVEATAPLGSEYQARMREGFSKHWIDVYENEGKRSGAYSAPVYGVHPFMLLNYTDTLDDVFTTAHEMGHSMHTILSHETQPFIYSDYTIFVAEVPSTLSEALLLEYMLARSTDPTERIVLLQHAIDNITGTFYTQVMFADYELRAHRLAEQDQPITAEILTEIYTQLLKDYYGDAVDLNAYTGITWSRIPHFFNSPYYVYQYATCFASAAKLAKQIMGGGAETGDARDRFLNLLRAGGSDYPMELLRTGGVDLSQPDTVRAVVDQLDRLVSRLEQELAAR, from the coding sequence ATGGCTTCCGACACGCAGGCCGGACCGGCACCCACGGCGCGCAGCCGCCACCGCGGCGACATCCCCGATCGCTTCAAGTGGAACGTCGACGACATTTTTCCGAACTGGGAACAATGGGATGCGGCCTACAAGCAGCTCGAGGCCGGCATCCACCGCTACGCCGAGTTGAAAGGGACCCTGGCGCAGGGGCCGGCACAGCTGCTCGAAGCCTTCGCCCAGTCGGAATCGCTCGGCCAGCTCGCCTACAAGGTGTGGTACTACCCGTCGCTGCAGCACGATCAGGATCAGCGCGACAACGCGATCAGTGCCCGCCGGCAGCAGGTGCAGATCCTCTTCGCGCGCTGGAAGCAAGTCGAATCGTGGTTCAGCCCGGAGCTGCTGCAGGTTCCGCTCGAGACCGTCCGCGCCTGGATGGCGCGCGAACCGGCGCTGGCGTTGTACCGATTCGCGATCGAAAACCTCTACCGCCAGCAGGAGCACGTGCTCGACGAAGCCGGCGAGAAGCTGATGTCGCTGGCGAGCCGCCTGGGGCAGGCGCCGTACGACGCCTACGCGGCGCTGTCGACGGCCGACGCCCGTTTCCCGAAGGTGACGCTGTCCGACGGCGAGGAGGTGACCGTCTCCTACGGCCAGTACCGCGCGATCCTCGCCACCCGGCGCAACCAGGCCGATCGCGAAAAGGCCTTCACCGCGCTGCACGAGACCTACAAGGCGTCGCTCAACACCTACGCCGCGCTCTACAACGCCGTCTGCCAGCGTGACTGGTTCCACGCCAGGGCACGCGGCTACGGCAGCACGCTCGAAGCCGCGCTGCACGGCGACAACATTCCCACCTCGGTCGTCGAGAACCTGATCGAGACGACCCGCGCCGGCGTCGGCCCGCTGCGGCGCTACCACCAGCTGCGACGCCGCGCGCTGCAGGTCGCGAGCTACCACGTCTACGACTTCTCCATCCCGCTGGTGTCGTTCGACAAGAAATACGCCTACGACGAGGTGCTCGACTGGATCGTCGAGGCCACCGCGCCGCTCGGATCCGAGTACCAGGCACGGATGCGCGAAGGGTTCTCGAAACACTGGATCGACGTCTACGAGAACGAGGGCAAGCGATCGGGCGCGTATTCGGCGCCGGTGTACGGCGTGCACCCGTTCATGCTGCTCAACTACACCGACACGCTCGACGATGTGTTCACGACGGCGCACGAGATGGGGCACTCGATGCACACCATCCTGTCGCACGAGACGCAGCCGTTCATCTATTCCGACTACACCATCTTCGTCGCCGAAGTGCCGTCGACGCTGAGCGAGGCGCTGCTCCTCGAGTACATGCTGGCGCGGTCGACCGATCCGACCGAGCGCATCGTGCTGCTGCAGCACGCCATCGACAACATCACCGGCACGTTCTACACCCAGGTGATGTTCGCCGACTACGAGCTGCGCGCCCATCGTCTCGCAGAGCAGGACCAGCCGATCACCGCGGAAATCCTCACCGAGATCTACACGCAGCTGCTGAAGGACTACTACGGCGACGCCGTCGATCTGAACGCCTACACCGGGATCACCTGGTCGCGGATCCCGCACTTTTTCAACTCGCCGTACTACGTCTACCAGTACGCGACCTGCTTCGCATCGGCGGCGAAGCTGGCAAAGCAGATCATGGGGGGCGGCGCGGAAACCGGCGACGCCCGCGATCGCTTCCTCAATCTGCTCCGTGCCGGCGGCAGCGACTATCCGATGGAGCTGCTGCGCACGGGTGGCGTCGATCTGAGCCAGCCCGACACGGTCCGCGCGGTCGTCGATCAGCTCGACCGACTGGTGTCCCGGCTCGAGCAGGAGCTCGCGGCGCGGTGA
- a CDS encoding low affinity iron permease family protein — translation MTARRAGFGPMCERISTAAAKWTGSTFALVAAAAIILLWLISGPIFHYSDTWQLVINTGTTIVTFLMVFLIQRSQNKESLAVQLKLNELVAAVQGASNRLIDVEDFSEDELEVLHKFYQRLSSRAKQEEDLGRSHSVDEAEQRHGLKHSARRPTDQTDGR, via the coding sequence ATGACTGCAAGACGGGCGGGGTTCGGGCCGATGTGCGAACGGATCTCCACAGCGGCCGCCAAATGGACTGGCAGCACGTTCGCGCTGGTCGCCGCCGCGGCGATCATCCTGCTGTGGCTGATTTCGGGTCCGATCTTCCACTACTCCGATACGTGGCAGCTGGTCATCAACACCGGCACGACCATCGTCACCTTCCTGATGGTCTTCCTGATCCAGCGATCACAGAACAAGGAATCGCTGGCCGTGCAGTTGAAGCTGAACGAGCTGGTCGCGGCCGTGCAGGGCGCCAGCAACCGGCTGATCGACGTGGAGGACTTTTCGGAGGACGAGCTCGAGGTCCTGCACAAGTTCTATCAGCGCCTGTCGTCGAGGGCGAAGCAGGAAGAGGATCTCGGCAGGTCCCACTCGGTCGACGAGGCTGAGCAGCGGCACGGCCTCAAGCACTCGGCGCGCCGCCCGACGGACCAGACCGACGGGCGATGA
- a CDS encoding alpha/beta family hydrolase, whose translation MLTVYRSDRAGAGLVLAHGAGGGQRSAFIVRAANELAARGVHVATFDFPYIAAGRSVPDKAPVLEAAWRAAIAEVRARTEFATLPLFIGGKSMGGRIASQVAAAGVERIAGLAFLGYPLHPPGRPQQRRDAHLPSIGEPMLFVQGTRDQFGAASEIAALLPQLRDAALVEIADGDHSFKTRLKVTGGKPDAALVDVFDAVAAFIARRSGPSGGAPSA comes from the coding sequence GTGCTGACAGTCTATCGCAGCGATCGCGCCGGGGCCGGGCTCGTGCTGGCGCACGGCGCCGGCGGCGGACAGCGGAGCGCGTTCATCGTGCGCGCGGCGAACGAACTGGCGGCGCGCGGCGTGCACGTGGCGACCTTCGACTTTCCGTACATCGCGGCGGGACGAAGCGTTCCGGACAAGGCGCCCGTTCTCGAGGCGGCGTGGCGCGCGGCGATCGCGGAGGTGCGCGCGCGGACCGAGTTCGCGACGCTCCCGCTCTTCATCGGCGGCAAGTCGATGGGAGGGCGCATCGCGTCACAGGTGGCGGCGGCCGGCGTCGAGAGGATCGCGGGACTCGCCTTTCTCGGATACCCGCTGCATCCGCCGGGGCGGCCGCAACAGCGGCGCGACGCCCACCTGCCGTCGATCGGGGAGCCGATGCTGTTCGTCCAGGGGACGCGCGACCAGTTCGGTGCGGCGTCCGAAATCGCGGCGCTCCTGCCTCAGCTCCGCGATGCGGCGCTGGTCGAAATCGCCGACGGCGACCACTCGTTCAAGACGCGCCTGAAGGTGACGGGGGGCAAGCCCGATGCCGCGCTGGTCGACGTCTTCGACGCCGTGGCCGCCTTCATCGCCCGTCGGTCTGGTCCGTCGGGCGGCGCGCCGAGTGCTTGA